From one Gemmatimonadota bacterium genomic stretch:
- a CDS encoding YbaB/EbfC family nucleoid-associated protein: protein MADIFKILQQAQQMQSKMQEMQEELTQRSVTGSSGGGMVTVEADGKGTVRKVKLDPTVVNPADVEMLEDLIVIAVSDAQKKANDLAQAEMGKLAGGLNLPFKLPF from the coding sequence ATGGCCGACATCTTCAAGATCCTGCAGCAGGCGCAGCAGATGCAGTCCAAGATGCAGGAGATGCAGGAAGAGCTGACCCAACGCTCCGTCACCGGGAGTTCGGGGGGTGGGATGGTAACCGTCGAAGCGGACGGGAAGGGGACAGTTCGCAAGGTGAAGCTCGACCCCACGGTCGTGAACCCGGCCGACGTCGAGATGCTGGAAGACCTGATCGTCATCGCCGTCTCCGACGCCCAGAAGAAGGCCAACGACCTGGCCCAGGCCGAGATGGGGAAGCTGGCCGGGGGGCTCAACCTCCCGTTCAAGCTCCCGTTCTAG
- the recR gene encoding recombination protein RecR: protein MSAIDDLAGELAKLPGIGRKTALRLTYHLLKQPRERSVRLAHALETLAERVHPCPVCYNLTEDEECGICRDPRRDAGVICAVEEAADIGAIERAGEFRGHFHVLGGRISPLDGVGPEDLTVAALERRVAGGAVKEVIVATNPSVEGEATALYLQQVLVPLGVRVTRIARGLPVGGDLEYADGITIAQALSARREMA, encoded by the coding sequence GTGTCGGCGATCGACGATCTGGCGGGCGAACTCGCCAAGCTCCCCGGGATCGGGCGCAAGACGGCGCTGCGGTTGACGTACCACCTGCTCAAGCAGCCGCGTGAGCGCAGCGTCCGGTTGGCGCATGCGCTGGAGACGCTGGCCGAGCGCGTCCACCCCTGTCCGGTGTGCTACAATCTCACCGAGGACGAGGAATGCGGGATTTGCCGCGACCCAAGACGTGACGCGGGAGTGATCTGCGCCGTCGAAGAAGCGGCGGACATCGGCGCGATCGAACGTGCCGGCGAGTTCCGGGGGCATTTTCACGTCCTCGGAGGGCGCATTTCTCCGCTCGACGGGGTGGGACCGGAAGATCTCACCGTGGCTGCTCTCGAACGCCGGGTTGCCGGCGGGGCTGTGAAGGAAGTGATCGTAGCGACCAATCCGAGTGTCGAAGGCGAGGCGACCGCCCTGTACCTGCAGCAGGTGCTGGTGCCGCTGGGCGTGCGCGTGACGCGCATCGCCCGGGGGCTTCCTGTGGGCGGTGACCTGGAGTACGCCGACGGGATCACGATCGCGCAGGCGCTGTCGGCGCGGCGGGAGATGGCCTGA
- a CDS encoding competence/damage-inducible protein A, with the protein MNLEIVTIGDELLLGLTIDTNAAWLARELAADGVSIVRRASVGDDAAMIADAVRDALDRSGAVITTGGLGPTADDMTKPAIAALFGREMVFDAERWEALKQLWRERGRPGELPESNRQQVMIPAGAHVLTNRHGTAPAIFLEDARGRWVAMLPGVPREMRGIFHEELRPLIQGRLGSARAVVRTRTVRTTGVAESQLPTLLGDVARGVDGMSLAYLPGQEGVDLRLTVRGAAPDEADARLAAGCATLAARVGPYVYADQAATDLAEVVLAGCRARGLRLAVAESCTGGLLGGRITAIPGSSDVLLGGVIAYDNAVKREQLGVSPETLARVGAVSEEVARAMAAGVRSRFGADIGVGITGIAGPGGGTDDKPVGTVWIAVDVRGEVRTFGGRLIGDRAEVRFRATQAALEMIRRALLPK; encoded by the coding sequence GTGAACCTCGAGATCGTCACGATCGGCGACGAGCTCCTGCTCGGCCTCACCATCGACACCAATGCTGCGTGGCTCGCCCGCGAACTCGCGGCCGACGGCGTGAGCATCGTGCGTCGGGCCTCGGTCGGCGACGACGCGGCCATGATCGCGGATGCGGTGCGCGATGCCCTCGATCGCAGCGGGGCGGTGATCACCACCGGCGGGTTGGGGCCTACCGCCGACGACATGACCAAGCCCGCGATCGCGGCACTGTTCGGGCGCGAGATGGTCTTCGACGCCGAACGGTGGGAGGCGCTCAAGCAACTCTGGCGCGAGCGCGGACGTCCAGGCGAACTCCCGGAGTCCAACCGCCAGCAGGTGATGATCCCGGCTGGGGCGCACGTCCTCACCAACCGGCATGGGACGGCGCCGGCGATCTTCCTCGAGGATGCGCGCGGTCGCTGGGTGGCGATGCTCCCCGGCGTTCCGCGCGAGATGCGGGGGATCTTCCATGAGGAGCTGCGCCCGCTCATCCAGGGGCGGCTGGGTTCGGCGCGCGCCGTGGTGCGCACGCGCACGGTGCGCACCACCGGCGTCGCCGAGTCGCAGCTCCCCACGCTGCTGGGTGACGTGGCCCGCGGGGTGGACGGAATGTCGCTCGCCTACCTCCCCGGGCAGGAAGGGGTCGACTTGCGGCTGACGGTGCGCGGCGCGGCGCCTGACGAGGCCGATGCCCGCCTCGCCGCTGGCTGCGCCACCCTCGCCGCGCGCGTCGGCCCGTACGTCTACGCCGACCAGGCCGCGACCGACCTCGCCGAGGTGGTCCTGGCCGGCTGCCGGGCCCGCGGGTTGCGGCTGGCGGTGGCCGAGAGCTGCACTGGCGGGCTGCTCGGGGGGCGGATCACCGCCATCCCCGGCTCGAGCGATGTCCTCCTGGGCGGGGTCATCGCCTACGACAATGCGGTGAAGCGCGAGCAGCTCGGCGTCTCGCCGGAGACGCTGGCACGCGTCGGCGCGGTGAGCGAGGAGGTCGCCCGGGCGATGGCCGCCGGGGTACGGTCGAGGTTCGGCGCCGACATCGGGGTCGGCATCACCGGGATCGCTGGCCCTGGCGGAGGGACCGACGACAAGCCGGTCGGGACGGTCTGGATCGCCGTCGATGTGCGCGGCGAGGTGCGCACCTTTGGCGGGCGCCTCATCGGCGACCGCGCCGAGGTGCGCTTTCGCGCCACACAGGCCGCGCTGGAGATGATCCGTCGCGCCCTGCTCCCGAAGTAG
- a CDS encoding gliding-motility protein MglA — protein MSMINYASREINCKIVYYGPGLGGKTSNLEHVYKKVAPSTRGKLISLATESERTLFFDFLPVDLGTIRGFKTRFHLYTVPGQVYYNASRKLILKGVDGIVFVADSQVDRMEANQESMQNLYDNMVEYGYDLTRMPFVVQYNKRDLPNAAPLAELQSALNPGWEVTEPTRQRLTPDTWHAGENLIEQLPTGEWVERAPYFEAVAVTGDGVFDTLKAVSKLVLKSLS, from the coding sequence ATGTCGATGATCAACTACGCCTCGCGCGAGATCAACTGCAAGATCGTGTACTACGGGCCGGGACTCGGCGGGAAGACCAGCAATCTCGAACACGTCTACAAGAAGGTGGCACCGAGCACGCGCGGGAAGCTCATCTCGCTGGCCACCGAGAGCGAACGCACGCTCTTCTTCGACTTCCTCCCTGTCGACCTCGGGACGATTCGGGGCTTCAAGACGCGCTTTCACCTGTACACCGTCCCCGGACAGGTCTACTACAACGCGTCGCGCAAGCTCATCCTGAAAGGGGTCGATGGGATCGTCTTCGTGGCCGACTCGCAGGTCGACCGCATGGAGGCGAACCAGGAATCGATGCAGAACCTGTACGACAACATGGTCGAGTACGGCTACGACCTCACGCGCATGCCGTTCGTCGTCCAGTACAACAAGCGCGACCTGCCGAACGCCGCGCCACTCGCCGAGTTGCAGTCGGCGCTGAACCCGGGGTGGGAAGTGACCGAGCCGACCCGGCAGCGGCTGACCCCCGACACGTGGCACGCCGGCGAGAACCTCATCGAGCAGCTGCCGACTGGCGAATGGGTGGAACGGGCCCCTTATTTTGAGGCGGTCGCCGTGACCGGCGACGGTGTCTTCGATACCTTGAAGGCAGTCTCCAAGCTCGTACTGAAGTCCCTGTCGTAG
- a CDS encoding roadblock/LC7 domain-containing protein encodes MRMPIGASSWSFTEEDYSALTQVLQRFLFDSNARCALLVDRSGQLVTFAGDRPTFDVTAFATLTAADFSANDQLARLIGESDFNTLFHQGEKESMLLADVARRVILVALFDNRTTLGLVRLKMRAIVDELGRLIERSLQRSQLSNPQRQPLLGDVDDEIDRLFQ; translated from the coding sequence ATGCGCATGCCCATTGGAGCCTCGAGCTGGTCGTTCACCGAAGAGGACTACAGCGCCCTCACGCAGGTGCTGCAGCGCTTCCTGTTCGACAGCAACGCGCGCTGTGCCCTCCTGGTCGACCGGAGCGGCCAGCTGGTGACGTTCGCGGGGGATCGCCCCACGTTCGATGTCACCGCCTTCGCGACGCTCACCGCCGCCGACTTCTCGGCCAACGACCAGCTCGCGCGCCTCATTGGCGAGAGCGACTTCAACACCCTGTTTCACCAGGGGGAAAAGGAGTCGATGCTGCTGGCGGATGTCGCGCGTCGGGTGATCCTGGTCGCCCTCTTCGACAACCGGACGACCCTCGGCCTGGTGCGCCTCAAGATGCGCGCGATCGTCGACGAACTCGGACGCCTCATCGAGCGCTCGCTCCAGCGCTCGCAGCTCAGCAATCCGCAGCGGCAGCCCCTCCTGGGCGATGTCGATGACGAGATCGATCGTCTCTTCCAGTAA
- a CDS encoding CDP-alcohol phosphatidyltransferase family protein — protein MSLNLPNAITAARIASTPLIAALVISAGWQLRLTAWCLFIIAAVTDYFDGKLARDRNLVTNLGKLLDPLADKMLLLATLVPMYWLTRDVALWASLPKPDAWAAGATIGPVLAGARVAYPFVTPLGLVGLPFWIIAVVLGRELFMTVFRQYAAQRGVIISAIGPAKWKTTFQWIWVGAAFFWFFASSAAAEHRWTSSAWNAFAMFNGIVGVLSMIGAVALTLYSLWLYLQRYGGLLVGSGGTRGTAG, from the coding sequence GTGTCGCTGAACCTCCCGAACGCGATCACCGCCGCCCGCATTGCCAGCACGCCGTTGATCGCCGCCCTGGTGATCAGCGCGGGGTGGCAGTTGCGCCTGACGGCATGGTGCCTGTTCATCATCGCGGCGGTGACCGACTACTTCGACGGCAAGCTCGCCCGTGACCGCAACCTGGTCACCAACCTGGGCAAGCTGCTCGACCCGCTCGCCGACAAGATGTTGCTGCTGGCGACGCTCGTCCCCATGTACTGGCTCACGCGCGACGTGGCGCTGTGGGCCTCGCTCCCCAAGCCCGACGCGTGGGCGGCCGGGGCCACCATCGGCCCCGTCCTCGCGGGGGCGCGCGTGGCCTACCCCTTCGTCACGCCGCTGGGGCTCGTGGGGCTCCCATTCTGGATCATCGCCGTCGTGCTGGGGCGCGAGCTCTTCATGACGGTATTCCGTCAGTACGCCGCGCAGCGCGGCGTGATCATCTCGGCCATCGGCCCGGCCAAGTGGAAGACGACGTTCCAGTGGATCTGGGTCGGCGCCGCCTTCTTCTGGTTCTTCGCCTCCTCGGCGGCAGCCGAGCATCGCTGGACCAGCTCGGCGTGGAACGCCTTTGCCATGTTCAACGGCATCGTCGGCGTCCTCTCGATGATCGGGGCCGTCGCCCTGACGCTCTACTCGCTGTGGCTCTACCTGCAGCGCTACGGCGGCCTCCTGGTCGGCTCCGGCGGTACGCGCGGCACTGCAGGGTAG